From Sander vitreus isolate 19-12246 chromosome 5, sanVit1, whole genome shotgun sequence:
TTATAATAAGCAGTaggttttcaatgttttgcaccattttttttttttatttacaatagATCTAATACAACATGAATGTATCATTTGTAAAATTAGCCAATATAAAAGGAGTAGTCTATGCAACAGGTTACAGCATGGATCCATACATTTCTTGGGTCATTCAGTCTTTTTGTGCAGAAATGTAAAGTGTATCCACTTCTCAAGGCATTTAGATCATTAGATTTTGAATGGCAAACATGGCACAATCTTCCCACAACTGCTCCTACAACACCAGTGCTGCTTACCAGCAGTCCAACTGAGATACATCCACTGAGTCCAATTGACAAAAGATTTATGTTGTATAGGTCATAGGTTCGAAGGCTACGGCTGTCCAAGTGTGTGCCTGATATCACACTTGTTGGGAGTTATAAATGGGCTACATAATGAGCTGTCACttaacccaaaaaaaaaaagaaagaaaaaaaaaaaaaggagtaaaTAAGATACGAAATGACTCAACACAATCTGTAAGACACCAGGTAGGCTGCAAGAAGCTGAAGGGGAATTCTCTTCCCTTCAGGTTAATGCAGTGTTTGCCGTACAGGTGGATGACGCGCAATGTTCtcttacataaaaaaacaacattgaacacCTGAATAACATAAGGCACAAAGAATCAATGTTACAATGTACAGTAAAAGAATCATTTGTGTTTTGAAAACGACGTCCAGACTGTTCCAGTGGTTTTGCATGATTTAAATGCATTACGtaaaagtgtcaaaagtaaTGCTGACCATTTACGAGGTTTTAGAATTCTTTCCTGCCTCCCTTTCAGGCAGCCCTGATATCCAGTCATGTCTGTGCAATATGAAAAGTCAGAGATATGGAACTAGCTAATCACGGTGGATAGTTAAGACTGGAaatgacaggcaggcaggcagggactATTTTTAAACTCCTCATTGTTGGTGTGTTCTATGAACTACAGACATCCCAACCTTTCAGGAACACCGTTCAGTAGATGGAATgcaattcaacagcaccacaaccATGACCACATAATCAAATCAACACcttttttgattaaaaagtgGAACCAAAAATGAGCATTGCAAGCTTAACTGACATGGATTTATTGTATTGCTGTTGTGCAAATTTGTATTACATTGTGAAGGTGTACCTAATAGACTGGAAACTTGTGTATCATAAAAACATTCCACACAACTTGTAGTAAATGGGCTACAATCTGCAAAACCACCAGTATAGTCTTCCATGAACAGAGAAACAGGTCAAGTTCTGTATCTACCCTACTgcctcatttaaaatgtatcaacTACCAAGCTACATCACTCTGTACTGTCATGCTGTGTGCTACTGGGGCATTTCATTGGTAGATTGAGAACCTGAGCGCAGAGCAGCAGAAGATACACTCAGAGACACGTGTGATCGGTATAACGCACTGCTGGACAAACTCGGCTCCTAAAGAGCGGGATTCACAGTGCTGTTGTGCCAAATAAACCAGGAAGACAGACTTCAAGGGATTAAATAACCGTGTACTACATTTGAGTGAATAAAGCAGGAAGACCAAACCGCTTTAGACATAGATGCCGTATAAACCAAGTCCAGTAACTCAGATTCTGCTactgacttgttttttttcagtgtccCAGTGTGCGGAGGTTACAGAATTTGATAGAACAGACACTAGATTCCCGGTCGACAGCCAATGATGTTGTGAAAACTgttgtcataaaaatgtaacagATATTAACAGGGTAAACATGACACCTGGCATCATGAAAAGAGCTCATGCTATTCTTAAAATCCCAAAAATATCCTACCTAAGACCTAATGTTCCTTATGAAATTGACACCAAGCTTAAATATCTGACACAAACAGTCccaatgacaacaacaactgATAGTAGATATTTAAGCAAGAATGAAACTCAAACTGTCAACTAGTGCTACATGATCATCTATGACTTACAATACTGTAAAACATCTAGTTAATGCTCGCTTTTCCATACCGGGAAACACAATTGTCACTTGCGAAAGGTAGTTCAAATAAACATCAACTGATAACACCTACGTACTAAAGTAAATGAAGTTAAAACTAACACAGTCTACAGGCTTAGCCATGAGACGTCTGTGACTCAAAGTGTCCCTTTCCAGCAGAGACGGCAAGAAACTGCAGGCAGAAGTGTAACATGATACTTGTATGACAAACCGAAAGACAGAACAAAAAGGTTTCAGTTGGATTTAACGGAGAAATATCTGAGCGAACATTCCTCGTAGTCCCAGAAACTGAGCTCTACTGATGAATGGATCCATGATTCGATGTGAAGGCAGATGTGGTCCGTTGGTTCTGAAGAATGTTGTCAGGTTTGGTGGAATGTACGCAAAAGGAGAGAATACTTATGTCCCCCAAAAAAGAAGCTTTTGGATGGTTGTAATGCAGGAAATCAATCCCCTGGGAAGTATTGCAAACATTTTCCCCTGCGGGTATTACAGACCACCATTGTAGGCATAGTCGGCCTTGTTGTGCATAATGAGTTTGTTGTCCACAaagtagaaactgtctgatctGGTCTCGTAAGGGTGCGCCACCATTTGGCGaactggaggaggagaagaaataaaagaggaaaggaaggacATATAAACAAAAGATCAAAATATGGATTATTGCGTGAAAATATGCAACAGAATTAACATTAGTGGctgagcaaaataaaaaaactcactGAGGTCATCTGGAAGCTGTGGAAACTCATAAATGTGTTCACATGTGTTGCGGCTGTTCGGAATGCAAAAGccaaagtcaaagtcaaagttCTTGAGAAGGCGTCCCTGGAAGTAATGCCTCTCAATCATACGAAAGTTGTTAATGGGCCGGTCGCCCACTGTGAACTCCACACTGAGGTTTAGAAACggaaacaaaaaaaggacaacATTTCCAATTCAGTTGGAACAAACACGTTCAAACAACCCAAGTTGACTGAACGCGAAAGTCTGATTATTATGCTTTCAGCTGTTACTAGTCAGAACATTCGCGGTTCATTTACTTACGTTGCACCAACAGTGCACAGTTTTAGGAAGGCTGGTGTAAACTGATATCGGACAAAACGCCCTGCACTGGTGTCGACATCTCCACTCTCGTCTTCACCCTCCGCAGAACCTAATACAGAAAACAAGTTTAGCTAAAGATACATATTATATAACCTGTTGCATATTATTGCTGGACATGATGTTGAATGTTctgtctttttaaaaaggtcccatggcatgaaattttcactttatgaggttttttaacattaatatatgttcccccagcctgcctatggtcccccagtggctagaaatggcgataggtgtaaaccaagccctgggtatcctgctctgcctttgagaaaatgaaagctcagatgggccgatctggaatcttccccttatgacgtcataaggagcaaggttacctcccctttctctgctttgcccgcccagagaatatGGCCCAgccacgagagagagagacgtcatggcttgcaaacgagcgaagcatggcagtgttggtcaaggccacacccccaccctccaccttgccccccccctctcctcctcaatagcatttaaagctacagacacagaaatggcacatactaaggaaagctcattgttggactggctcgtagtggctgtaattctgcaccaaggctgaatttcgggaaagagtcttcagatacagtattagcggaccactaaggcctatataaaagagacttcagatacagtattaggggaccactaaggcctatataaaagagacttcagatacagtattaggggaccgctaaggcctatataaaagagacttcagatacagtattaggggatcactaaggcctatataaaagcagacCTTTAAATGTATTCAATTGATCATTCACcagatactaaaaaaaaaaagctgtgataAAACTGATTGCATTGATATAGTATGGTTTGTAAGAGCAATGTCAAAAGAATCAGATCAAGATGTTAAGGACACGCCGAGATTTCACTATTCTTTTCTAAAATCTGAATGGTGCATATGCATTTAAAGCAATGCAAATGACACACTGCTTAAGCACGGCTTCTACTTGTGTTCtcttatatttatatttctggagaTAAAAGTAAACAATAGAGAGACAAGGGGGTGAGAGCTATGGTCAACACAACACATCCCTGGGAAAGGCTGTCATTCCTGTGCTTGGTGATGAAGTGCATAACAGAACAAGTCTGTTTAtatgcttctccaaactggtcATCTTAGAAAGGATAATTAGCTTTCCAGTGATGATACAGAGAAAACAACTGTTATTAAGCAGTCGGGCTCCAAAAAAGGGTAAGCAAGCAATTAATAGCTTTGTAGAACTTTGGCTGTACAAGAAAACATGTCATGTTGAGGAAAAAAATCTCCCTGAGAAAGACTTTGTGAGCTTTGTGAATAGTTGCAGAAGTTAATGTCACTTACCGCTGTTTGGAGGTTTGGCAATCTCAAACAGCACCGTTCCTGTCTCCAGATCTCGGATTTTGAAACGTGTGAAGTCAATGTTGTAGATATTGTCTTCAAGTTTGCACAGATAGTCTGGAATGTGAAATAAAAGTGTGACTTCATGTtaagacaaacacaaataaaaagtgaGTGAGTCCACTAGCAAACAGAGGTACTTCTTTGACAGTTAATTAGACTTACCGATACTTGCATGATGAATTTTGAGGCAAGTCACAAAATACTGCGTATACAATGTAACACAAGGGCTAACCCTTACTATGTGAACAGAGATGGCACTTGATGAGCAACTAGGGTTTCAGTATCCGTTTTCTGGCTCCTGCATCTTGCAGTAGCGATGAGTAATGCTATCGGTCACGCTCCCAGCTTTTCAACAAAGTATTGTGAGAGAGAAGGGAAGTAATGCCATTGTTGTCTGGTCCGGGGAAAAGGCCAAAAACAATGGAAGGCATTAAACATTAGCTGCAACTGCGGTAAACTGGGTGTCCGATGACAGACCCTGGGGTTTGACTCAGAGGGTTCAACCAGGGCAGTTACTAGTGGGGTGGAAGGTGGTGACAATtggagctgaagatctttgcccgaacctgACGGGACCCGATGGGTtcagtcttaatttctatcattttacacgggctcgggcttgcgctccgggttgcgcggtaaatgagcggtcaggtgatgcgtttcgattagcgtgaAAATGGATGCGGAGGAGGTGAAACGGTGGCTGGCCTCTGgaagacttattttatttctttgttccaacttccaagtggcctatagcctaggttagtcatgaataaatgatgttaaattttttttataaatgactaattcttgacaaaaggcaaaagagctgtgtgcgtgtgcctaacttttaaggcccgattaccgCTCCAGTGACAATTACAGGAGACCAAAAGGGAAGGGgccaaataaattaaattaaattaaatgacttaaagctgcactggAGACCAAACTAAAGCTCAATGTTTAGCGAATAGACCTGCATTTGTTGGGTGCAAAGAAACATAACTtcaaatttgtttgtttttcctaaaACATTTGGCATTACAGCTTTATAAGATGATACTATTTTGTGTTTGCAGCCGTTTGTCTTCCCCCCCAACTggccaaaaaaaagaagccattaTACAGCTTAAAAGGAGAGGGGGCTCGGAACAACATTACTTCTGGGTGGCCCAAATGCCTTGCTACGCCCGTGGCCTGGATACATCCTACACTTCTTTGGTTAACGTCAAAGAGTTGGGCTGCCCAACTCAAAACATAGTTTGGCATATAGTAACCTGTTGGACCAATTTAAATTCACGCATTCATTTGAATTAGTGATCTGAAAAGTCGTCACTTAGCCACAATTAGCATAGAGTTAAATTGTGCCTGTTCAGCGGTGTGATTTTACCGACTTCAATTAAGACCAAGTTAACGTTTCGCTTACTTACCCTCCGTGACTACCCGGAGACCCAGGACATTGTCCGGGGTAATATCTCTTCCCAGAGCCCGGAGTTCATCCTCTGTGACTACAGGCCACTTATCCGTTTGACTGCGCCTCGACTTCAGCTTCTTCAGCATTCCTCCACCAGTCTTTCGTTCCCTGTGATTCGTCTCCGAGCCGGTGTCTGCGTCCGTCTGACCTTTGCTGACTGTCGGTGCCTGTTTCTTTCGTGAACTGTTCATACCGGGCACAGTAGCAATGATGAAAAGAGTTGTTGTGCTTTTTAATTTGAGAGCGACTTGATAAACTGCGGGTGTAATTTCAAGATGGCGTAAAGCGTGTATGGGAGACGGAAAAGTaagtttgtgattggctgagaaCCATAGAGATTGTCATAGTTACCGAAGGGGTATGAATGGTTTATAACCCAGGCCTTCCCGTTTCGTCTTTAACTGGGTGTATTGTGTTTCTTCTAATGTGTCACAAGATTGCTCTTAACTAAATCAGACCTTTTTGTTCAGTTTTCGAGCTCTCGACGGTCATCCCTTCCCTTTTGTGAAATTATATTaacattcagtgttttttttttttcgttccGGAAACAGTCTAGATGTGTTCATGCCATGGATGTAGGTTCATGCCAACACGGTAGCTCGTAGGCTAGCTGTCCCAGTGTTTAGTGTCAAATGCACCCAGCATCGCGAACATAACCAGCGTGTGGCGCTAGTGCCGCTCTCCGAGTAGTAGATAGTTTTGTTGACGGAAGTTCGCacggaagaagaaaaaagccgTAATGGTGCGGGTGAAGTCCAGGTAAAATGTGCTGTTCATGTAAAAGTTACCATTGCTCACATTTTGTGTGTTCACAGTTCGTTTCTGACGGTACCTTTTCTGTCGGTAGGTATTTACTGTGCGAAGTGAACGTGTCAGACAGGAGCCGCCTGTTGTTGCTGGATGACCGAGCTGTTGCAGCGACAGTGAAGGCAGCGGTGGCCCGCATACATGGGGACTATGGGGCAGCTCTCTGCAGCATCAGGTTCTCTGGTAAGCAGTGGTTAAATGCTTCactaaatgaaaacacaattcaaaaaacactccattacaagtaaaaaacaaatcagaaaatGTTATGGAACTATACTCATATAGCCTAGCAGAATGGCCCCagtctgttatatatatatatatatatatatatatatatatatatatatttttttaacttttttttaaattgacttgATTATTACCATTTCATgttgttgtgtagtttaatctataacaatCTATCATACATTTTATAAACAGATACTCATCAagtgttttgaatgtaaaatcctaatctgtatgtgtgtaagtaGTAACAAAGCTGTCAAATACATGTAGGTAGGGGCGTAAAATGTAGTTAgtatagtatcgcaatattttccgtggcaatactgtatcgatacacaagtatcgatctattattattattattattattattagttggtcagtttgtccgcttgacaatcccattttgcagtaATACAATTGGAGTgaaatgaacaaacagagaaatgtatctctttagataaaacagatgtcatttgaaattgggaaaagttggaaaaaatgtaataaattgcaatattttgcggaatattgcaatatgtttaaaatcacaaaaatatcgcatcatgacataagtatcgtgatgatgtcGTATCGTGATTTCCACCCTTAGCCTATGGTCATATTTGCCTGTGAGATTTGGTAGAAGTAGCATAAATGGAAGTACTCAAGTAAGGTGCACATACATTTCAGTAGATGTCCAAGCTACTGCTTGTAAGATAGTAGGAGATATTTAGTGCTGAAGTAATATTACTCAAGTCTAGGTTTCCTGAAAACAAATAGATGCAGGTTCTGTTTAGAGGCCCTGACATGAGAATATTAAGTATCCCCCTTGGCCTTCAACGATGATATTGGTCTTGAATTATCACTAATCACACAGTACTTTCAGGGTATTGTTGACCGAGGTCTGTGTTctctgtttagttttttttgttcctttttagtGAAATATCTGAATGCTGtgttctctgttttgttttttgttcctttttagtGAAATATCTGAATGCTCATACTGGAATAGTATTCCTGCGCTTCCCCAAAAATTGTTACAGACTCCTCTGGTCTGCATTGCCTTTCATTACCTGTATTGAAACTCGTGGGCAGAAGATCTCCTGTTTTCTGAACTGTTTGCATGTCGGAGGTAAGAAAAACATCAACACATATTTCATAATTTAGTAGTAGTAATTtatttgaacatgtaaaaaaaaatatatatataaaattaaaatgacagataAATAAGGACATGTACTTCTCAGCACAATCTACCAAAGTTATTATAAGTAATTAAAATAAGAAATTCTCATGTTCAAAAAAGAGTGGGAAGAAGTTCATAAACAAACTTGTCTAGTCCCACCCCCTTTCTCTAATGAATTAGACATATCTTTTAACAATCTTAAATATGAATTGAACACTAattaaaggtgtttttttttttccaggaacGATGAGAACATGTCAGAAGTTTCTGATCCGATACAACACCCAGCAGCTCCATCGAATGCTCCCTAAGTGTAAAAACGAAGGTAAAGGATTTCTTTAACTGCTATTCAAACTTATTACTGAactcaattattatttttttgttcactCTTCAATAATAGAGTCCTGATATTAACTTTAAATGTTTACCAGTGCTGAACATGAATTTTGCACAATGTATTGGAATTTCAACTGACTAGTTCCTTCTTTTTATTTGTAGAAGAAAAGCAACAGGTTCAGAAAGAAATTCTAAACTGCTCCCTAACAGGACGAAACAAGGAAGCATTTGAAGATGAATCAGAGAGtgaggaagatgaagaagaagaagaagagtgacTTTACAGCATGCCGTAAAAGGGAGCAAACTATTTCTGTTACAGGACCGatacaaagaaaaaatatgaaGTATTTGAAGAAATGCGTACCCAACTCTGTGGAAATATGGTTAACTGCAGCTGCTCAGTCTCAGTCAGACAGACTGTATGCTAGTCTTCAACAGAGGAACACATTACATGATGTTTGTCACACATAAATACTTTGGGTTGGCAGAATGACCTGATGGTCAGTATTTAACATTAACAGAATGTCTTAGTTCTTTTGGGAAAGTGgcaccaaataaataaataaataaatatatatatatatatatatatatatatatacatacatatactatGTTCTCATTCTGAAGAAACAAAGTATTTTAATTAACTTCTTTTGTATTTCTACTATGGTTTGTGCTCctctgtattttgttttgtttacaaatTAAAGCACTGTTTTGGAAGGTAATGTATTTGGTCCCGTTATTAGAAAGTTCCTTCTGCACACGCTTATGTAGACCAGATAAATATTTATTAACAAAATTTGTGGTACTCAAGTTGATGAAAATATGTTATTAAAGATGCACAGATACATTTCTATCGCGATCAGCTGATATAGCATAACCTATAAGCATTGGTTCAATACGGCATCTTACCGTCGTGGCCGGATATTTtactaaacacattttattaccTATTG
This genomic window contains:
- the unc119b gene encoding protein unc-119 homolog B, which translates into the protein MNSSRKKQAPTVSKGQTDADTGSETNHRERKTGGGMLKKLKSRRSQTDKWPVVTEDELRALGRDITPDNVLGLRVVTEDYLCKLEDNIYNIDFTRFKIRDLETGTVLFEIAKPPNSGSAEGEDESGDVDTSAGRFVRYQFTPAFLKLCTVGATVEFTVGDRPINNFRMIERHYFQGRLLKNFDFDFGFCIPNSRNTCEHIYEFPQLPDDLIRQMVAHPYETRSDSFYFVDNKLIMHNKADYAYNGGL
- the pop5 gene encoding ribonuclease P/MRP protein subunit POP5, which encodes MVRVKSRYLLCEVNVSDRSRLLLLDDRAVAATVKAAVARIHGDYGAALCSIRFSVKYLNAHTGIVFLRFPKNCYRLLWSALPFITCIETRGQKISCFLNCLHVGGTMRTCQKFLIRYNTQQLHRMLPKCKNEEEKQQVQKEILNCSLTGRNKEAFEDESESEEDEEEEEE